From a single Toxoplasma gondii ME49 chromosome II, whole genome shotgun sequence genomic region:
- a CDS encoding DNA gyrase/topoisomerase IV, A subunit domain-containing protein (encoded by transcript TGME49_221330~Signal peptide predicted by SignalP 2.0 HMM (probability 0.585) with cleavage site probability 0.473 at residue 30), with translation MGVFHSPLSSASCFLFFLFVCVFSRCPVHGARLNLPLFSSSTSSQDPSPPDLHSFSVSSTLPRSASSQLSSLLRLPFARTAQTTRLLHRQLLSSVSSHIPCFISALPSPSSFSSPSPPSPPSLPSPSSFSNSGLCSCRRPHACSHSISDGNGYRDGTCCFAGSGLSSSLLPRFIDPSPHERAPAKKRLPPISVLLHVPPSSLTATASLPSSPPSRLPPFVRLAPLLQSSWCLSPSRASVSSLAASEGTLPRTLAKEEGECKERPAPTGSDAKDVALLDTQFVEELEKSFLCYAYSTILSRALPDVRDGLKPVHRRLIYAMQQLHLHPSGSFRKCARVVGEVLGKFHPHGDQAVYDALVRLAQTFVARHPLIEGHGNFGSVDGDPPAAMRYTECRLTRFCEDALLKNLDDKVVPFRPNFDANEREPVVFPASVPLVLIQGSSGIAVGMSTQIPPHNLHEILDATIALIRDPELPDAELLRLVPGPDFPTGGLLVNSEEIPGAYKEGRGRVLLRGRFHLEGEDDDGDTVPGRDRNAEDEAERDEADRNIRNGRKNERRLVITELPYGVNKSTVMQVIAQMISVKFLEGVTSVRDESDWRGIRVVLVLRRDADAHTILTLLLKHTNLQVYIPMHLIALEKGTKPVRFSLKSMLLSWIAFRFHTLRRLLAAEEAERKARSHLLEGLLRAVSLMDDVVQTVRESLSADEAKQKLTEPPLGFSPAQAQALLRLTLSRLTRLERRQLEEEAKAQKNRLSELASLLAHDREIYELMVEELQAHKTRHKAPRKTKVLGLRRAQQRARREEDARATTARNSQEAFAETDRHDSRRPDGREKEENPVKDDTEENVRKRDLERGKARTDARDEEGSEGQALEETEGLGGFEEKGRDDRTSTQRKKFAGQDTWRKDGIVDRQKRLKEEGETETLVSRDVNESSTEAETDASEEDREGDSSEEDQDDARVPFGEIKNMNKEDFISNQRNVVLLSAPALVRRLPLSVYPTLRRGALGVRSLSRSLASAESPDLERDEADEAQTRGVKGKSAAVGASSLQGVWSCWTKDRLLFLSANGYVSMLPAYRVPLGSRISRGTSLPQLLFEGWKKPAALRRLGESAAAAGALAEDAANREKKREEKERTLLREAAQVAAVLAVPPPTQREKARGVRQASESSRKSRKAKFLVVVTDQGRIAKIKLKRILGRRCETKVKKLLSLVQGDSIRAAALLEEEVEPLARGRVSGAGKEINHLRGNGSECNATDEERGARKKDREEEDEETTEKEEEEEDEEEEEEEEEEEEEEEEEEAGSRLVEDEDDVGGEGAEGERTDLKSEEKRDTNSPSIVIVTRQGMGLRFPASSLRASGSSKTRGVRAIRLRAGDSVASVAVVPPEVKEDKAKTESRKEGDSDETQSKNESSNEKAEPSLLIVTAAGFGKRIRVSALRMQRRRGVGVRVIRLVKRKKVAREGDDRGLSDETVGQESQGFPDEEPDSEERADPRSVSQEKDPQSPETEGDNYVVAVLALPASDLPNRPKKSKGSDNAELLSVTQNGFLLRQSCRSIPMPRGRLARGVSLQRLPATGKSRSSTDLIVAADIVHGPSEQQRRRKRRTPED, from the exons ATGGGGGTGTTTCACTCTCccctctcgtctgcttcctgcttcctcttttttctctttgtttgtgtcttctctcggtgTCCTGTACATGGCGCGAGGTTGAacctgcctctcttttcttcttccacctccTCACAAGACCCTTCTCCTCCTGATCTCcattctttttctgtcaGCTCTACTCTCCCTCGCTCGGCGTCCTCAcagctctcttctcttcttcgccttccgttCGCCCGCACAGCTCAAACCacccgtcttcttcatcggcaactcctctcttctgtctcctcacaCATCCCTTGCTTTatctctgctcttccttctccttcttcgttttcttctccttctcctccttctcctccttctcttccttctccttcttcgttttctaaCAGCGGCTTATGTTCGTGTCGACGACCGCATGCTTGTTCACATAGCATCTCGGATGGAAATGGGTACCGGGATGGTACCTGTTGCTTTGCTGGAAGcggcctctcttcctctctgcttcctcgatTCATAGATCCTTCTCCGCATGAACGAGCTCCAGCAAAGAAGCGCCTTCCACCCatctctgtccttcttcaCGTTCCTCCTTCCAGTCTTACGGCGACGGcctctctgccctcttctccgccctctcggcttcctcccttcgtccgACTGGCTCCTCTCCTGCAGTCCTcgtggtgtctctctccttcgcgtgcgtctgtctcttctctcgctgcttctgaagGCACTCTTCCTCGAACTctcgcgaaagaagaaggtgaatGCAAAGAGCGCCCCGCCCCCACCGGTTCAGATGCGAAAGACGTTGCCCTTCTCGATACTCAGTTTGtcgaggaactggagaagagcTTTCTCTGCTACGCGTACAGCAccattctctctcgcgctctccccGATGTTCGCGACGGCTTGAAACCTGTTCATAGGCGGCTTATCTACGCAATGCAG CAATTGCATCTGCACCCTTCTGGAAGCTTCCGAAAGTGTGCGCGCGTCGTCGGCGAGGTTCTTGGCAAATTTCACCCTCACGGAGACCAGGCAGTCTACGACGCTCTTGTCAG ACTTGCACAGACGTTCGTGGCTAGACATCCGCTAATCGAAGGCCATGGGAACTTCGGCTCAGTCGACGGAGATCCCCCGGCTGCGATGCGCTACACCGAGTGCCGCCTCACGCGATTCTG CGAAGATGCACTTTTGAAGAATCTGGACGACAAAGTCGTCCCGTTCAGACCGAATTTTGACGCAAACGAG AGGGAACCTGTCGTCTTTCCCGCGTCGGTCCCTCTAGTCCTCATTCAAGGCAGTTCGGGCATCGCCGTCGGCATGAGCACGCAGATTCCGCCTCACAATCTACACGAGATCCTGGACGCCACGATTGCCCTGATCAG AGATCCGGAGCTGCCAGACGCAGAGCTTCTGAGACTTGTACCAGGTCCTGATTTCCCCACTGGAGGTCTCCTCGTAAATTCAGAGGAGATCCCCGGCGCCTACAAAGAAGGTCGAGGTCGCGTCCTCCTTCGCGGCAGATTTCACctggagggagaagacgatgaCGGAGACACGGTCCCCGGACGTGATCGCAACGCCGAGGACGAGGCCGAACGCGATGAAGCAGATCGAAACATAcgaaacgggagaaaaaaTGAAAGAAGACTCGTCATCACAGAGCTCCCATACGGCGTCAACAAG AGCACCGTCATGCAGGTCATTGCACAGATGATTTCTGTGAAATTCCTTGAAGGCGTCACGA GCGTCCGTGACGAGAGCGACTGGAGAGGAATTCGGGTTGTCCTCGTGCTGCGTCGAGACGCAGATGCACACACGATCTTGACGCTGCTGCTGAAGCATACGAAtctccaggtgtacataccGATGCACCTCATTGCCCTCGAGAAAGGCACGAAGcctgttcgtttttctctcaa ATCGATGCTGCTGTCCTGGATTGCCTTTCGTTTCCACACACTGCGCCGGCTGCTGGccgcggaagaagcggagaggaaggcccGCAGTCATTTGCTCGAGGGACTGCTGAGGGCGGTGAGCCTCATGGACGATGTGGTGCAGACAGTCCGAGAGAGCTTGAGTGCagacgaagcgaagcagaaactcACGG agCCGCCGTTGGGCTTCTCCCCTGCGCAGGCGCAGGCGCTGCTGCGCCTGACGCTGTCTCGGCTGACGCGCCTGGAGAGGCGGCaactggaggaagaggcgaaggcgcagaagaatCGACTCTCCGAGTTGGCGTCTCTACTGGCGCACGACAGAGAAATCTACGAGTTGATGGTGGAGGAACTGCAGGCGCACAAGACGCGGCACAAAGCTCCGAGAAAAACCAAGGTCCTAGGCCTGCGCAGAGCCCAACAGAgagcgcggagagaagaggacgcgcgCGCGACGACGGCTCGGAACTCTCAGGAGGCCTTCGCAGAAACAGATCGCCATGACAGCCGTCGACCGgacggcagagaaaaggaggaaaaccCCGTGAAAGatgacacagaagaaaacgtgagaaaaagagacctggagagagggaaggcgagaacggacgcaagagacgaagaggggagCGAGGGGCAGGCgttggaggagacagagggactTGGGGGCTttgaagagaagggaagggaCGACCGGAcgtcgacgcagagaaagaaattcGCGGGTCAAGATACGTGGAGGAAAGACGGAATTGTGGACCGACAGAAGCGActcaaagaagaaggcgagacagagacactaGTGTCTCGCGATGTGAACGAGTCCTCCACtgaggcggagacagacgcgtcGGAAGAGGATCGAGAAGGGGACTCGAGTGAAGAAGATCAAGACGACGCGCGTGTGCCTTTCGGGGAGATAAAAAATATGAACAAAGAAGATTTCATTTCCAACCAACG GAATGTCGTTCTCCTGTCTGCGCCTGCTTTGGTTCGACGTCTGCCCCTGTCTGTGTATCCGACCCTGAGGCGAGGCGCGTTGGGCGTTCGGAGTCTCTCGCGTTCACTCGCTTCTGCGGAGAGTCCAGACTTGGAGCGCGACGAAGCGGATGAAGCACAGACGCGAGGAGTGAAAGGGAAGTCGGCTGCTGTCGGCGCGTCCTCGCTTCAAGGCGTCTGGAGCTGCTGGACGAAAGAccgtcttctgttcctttctGCGAACGGGTACGTGTCGATGTTGCCTGCGTATCGAGTTCCTCTGGGGTCGCGCATCTCGCGAGGGACGAGTTTGCCTCAGCTTCTCTTTGAAGGTTGGAAGAAGCCAGCGGCCCTGCGGAGGCTGGGCGAGAGTGCCGCGGCAGCTGGCGCCCTCGCAGAGGACGCCGCaaaccgagagaagaagcgagaagaaaaggagagaactcTGTTGCGAGAGGCCGCCCAAGTCGCCGCGGTCCTTGCCGTCCCTCCGCCAacgcagagggagaaagcgaggggTGTCCGGCAGGCCTCAGAGAGTTCgcgaaagagcagaaaagcAAAGTTCTTGGTCGTGGTCACGGATCAGGGACGCATCGCCAAAATCAAGTTGAAGCGGATTCTCGGGAGACGCTGCGAGACAAAAGTCAAGAAACTCCTTTCGCTGGTGCAGGGCGACAGCATCCGAGCTGCCGCGCtgctcgaagaagaagtcgagcCGCTCGCGCGCGGACGCGTCTCGGGAGCCGGCAAGGAAATAAATCATCTGAGGGGAAATGGAAGCGAATGCAAcgcgacagacgaagaacgtGGAGCTAGAAAAAAGGAtagggaggaggaggacgaagagacaacagagaaagaagaagaagaagaagatgaagaagaggaagaagaagaagaggaagaggaagaagaagaggaagaagaagaggcaggaagtCGTCTGGTAGAGGACGAAGATGATGTgggaggcgaaggagcggaaggagagagaacggacttgaaaagcgaagagaagagagacacgaactCGCCATCCATCGTCATTG TCACAAGGCAAGGCATGGGTCTCCGTTTCcccgcttcttcccttcgtGCGTCTGGCTCCAGCAAGACGCGAGGCGTCCGTGCAATTCGTCTGCG TGCCGGGGACTCTGTGGCCTCAGTGGCGGTTGTGCCGCCGGAGgtgaaagaagacaaagcaaaaacggagagcagaaaggaaggagacagcgatgAGACGCAGAGCAAAAACGAGTCGTCTAACGAAAAAGCAGAACCTTCTCTTCTGATTGTCACTGCTGCGGGCTTTG GAAAAAGAATCCGAGTATCGGCACTTCGGATGCAAAGGCGAAGGGGCGTCGGCGTCAGAGTCATCCGTCTGGTAAAAAGGAAAAAGGTAGCGCGTGAGGGTGACGACCGTGGCCTTTCTGACGAGACGGTTGGACAGGAATCGCAGGGTTTCCCTGACGAAGAACcggacagcgaggagagagctgACCCTCGGAGTGTCTCACAAGAAAAAGACCCACAGTCGCCGGAGACGGAAGGAGACAACTACGTTGTCGCTGTGCTGGCGTTGCCTGCTTCTGACCTTCCAAACCGCCCGAAAAAATCAAAGGGGAGCGACAATGCAGAGCTACTCTCAGTCACACAAAacggctttcttctgcggcaGTCGTGCAGAAGCATTCCGATGCCTAGAGGGAGACTTGCACGGGGAGTCTCTTTGCAGAGACTCCCTGCTAcgggaaaaagcagaagctCGACAGATTTGATTGTCGCCGCCGATATTGTCCACGGGCCTTcggaacagcagagaaggaggaagagacgaacacCAGAAGACTAA